TTAAACTTCAATTATATATAAATTTAAGTGTAGACATTGAAAGTTATATCAAATAAAATTATTGTTATATGTCAGATTCTAAGAAGATTAAAAATTACATGATTTCGGATAGAATATTGCTAGTTGAAAGTGGTTTTGTGATGAGTACATCATAAAATCATACTATTTTAAAGTAAAAATCGCTGAAATCTATTGTATTATGAATAATAAATTTATTTTTGTACTTATTTTGTATGAAAGACAGAATAATTATTAATAACTAATATATAATAAGAAGAATAATTAATGGCAAAATCACAACAATCCTTTGGGAAAAAAGAACGAGAAAAGAAACGTTTGAAGAAAAAGCAAGATAAAGCGTTAAGAAAGGAAGAACGCAAAGCAAATTCCAAAGAAGGAGGTAATTGGGAAGATATGATTGCCTATGTTGATGAATTTGGTAATATAACAGATACGCCACCGGATCCTGATAAAAAGAAGAAAAAGATAGACGCTTCGAGTATTGTACTTGGAATTCCAAAAAAGGAAGAAGTATTTGTTGATCCAATAAAAAAAGGTAAGATTGATTTTTTCAATGACTCTAAAGGTTTCGGGTTCATTAAAGAGCAGGATACTCAGGAAAAATATTTTGTACACATCAACGGTTTAATTGATAAAGTTGTTGAAGGAGATAAAGTTACTTTTGAACTTGAACAAGGTATGAAAGGTATGAACGCTGTAAGAGTTAAAAAAGCTTAGTCTTTATAACTAAATAAATTATCTATACATAATACGTATCCATAAAATGGGTACGTATTTTTTTACCTATACTTAAAGATTATAATTTATATTATGTTAAATAGAGTTGTTTAAATAAAAGGATAATCATGTTAAACAACTACCCTTTATATAATTTACATCTATTTATATAATCTAAACAGAGTTTCTACTGGCATTAATATTACCATACAATGACCTAATGACGATCATTTCATAAATTTTAATTAAATCTTCATTAGATACTGAGTCTACGTAAAGTTCTTCTAATCTGAGCAACGCATACTGCTGTATAGTTAATAATGGTAAAACAATTTGTTCTCTAAGCTTTATTGATTCTCTTCTGCTCGGCAAATACTCCATCAAATTACTGGAGTTAGAAATTTTCTTGATCATTTCGACTGTCGTATTGTACTCAGAATAAATTATATTCCAAAAATCACCGAATTCTTTATTCTCCTGCAGATATTTAGTCAAAGGGAAAAATGATTTTGTTAATGACACCATACTGTTATCTATCAAAGCCTTAAAAAATTTCGAATTCTGATAAAGATCAACGGCTTTATCAAGTTCTCCTTTATCTTCAAGATTTTTCAATGCTGTACCAACTCCATAATATCCGGGAACATTTTGTTTTAATTGACTCCATGAACCAACAAACGGGATTGCTCTGAGATCATCAAATTTCAACTTTGACGATTTAGACCTTTTCGAAGGTCTGCTTCCGATATTTGTTTTTCCATAATACTTAAGTGTGGAGATCTTTTCGAGATACGGAATAAATTTATCATGGGCTTTTAGCTTCAAGTATTTATTTAAGCCATCTTTGGCAAGTCTGTCTATGACTTGTTTCATGTCGGCATTGAGTGAATTAGTATCGTTTTCAAATATTTCATTCGACAACCCGGCGCTCAATAATTGCTCTATATTATATTGCGCTGAATTTACCGTACCAAAATTAGCAGAAATAGTTTGTCCCTGAATTGTAATTTGAATTTCATTGTTCTCTATAGTCTTTCCCAGAGATGAATAAAACTTATGAGTTTCTCCTCCTCCTCTGGCGGGTGGACCTCCCCTCCCATCAAAAAATACTACATCAATATCGTATTTTCTTGCAATTTCGGTTAAAGCTTCCTTAGCCTTATAAATAGACCAATTAGCCATCAGGTATCCGCCATCTTTTGTTCCATCGGAAAAACCAAGCATTATAGTCTGTTTTCTTCCCCGACGGCTCAAATGATCCATGTAATCGGGGTTTGAGAATATTTCATCCATAATATCCGGTGCATTGCCCAGATCGTCTATAGTCTCGAACAGTGGAATAATATCAACTGATAAATCTTTCTTTTTCCAGCCACATAAGTTAAACATGGCATAAACTTCCAAAATATTTACTGTCGACTGATTGTTGCTTATTATGTATCTATGTGCTCCTTTTTCACCATTTTTGTCCTGAATCTGTCTTATTGCGTAAATAGATTCAAGAGTATCCTTAGTTATTTTATCTTCAAAAAGTAAAGGGTTCAGCCTGTCTTCTACATTCATCAAAATTTCTATCTTATCAGAATCATCCAGACTACTGTAGTTGGCGGGAAGAATTGATTTCCCCGATTTTTTGTAATAAGTTACTATATTATCTATCACTCCGGTATGTATTCTGGAATCCTGTCTAATATCCAGGCCGGCAAAATGATATCCGAAAATTTTCACTTTATTAATTAAAGCCTGAACATCATCTACAAATAAACCGTTGTGCTTATTTATCAGAATATCTTTGATTTGCTCCAAACGGTTAATAAATTCAGGATATGAAATTGTTGGATGGTTAGGCTGATGATAAGAATTTTCAAATATTTTTTCCTGTAAATCCGCAATTTCAATATCAACTACATCAAAGGTCAGTCTTCTTTTTAAATCTCGAATATCTCTATAATAACAGCGGAATATTGTTGAACGCAGTTTGTCTGCAACCTTTAGAGTAGTTTCTGCATCCACATACGGATTCCCGTCACGGTCACCTCCCGGCCAAAACCCTAAATCTACAAATGAATTCTCCGGAACTCCTTTACCGTCGAAAACATATAGATCGATCCTGTTTGCCACATTGCTTATTGAATGATAAAATACATTTTCGAGGTACCAAATTAACCTTACGGCCTCATCATAAGGCGTAGGTTTTACTTTTTTTATAAACTTAGTTTTTCCTAACTGCTGAAGGAGTTTTTCTATTAATCTTAAATCATTTTCAGCAATAGCATTACTCAAATCAGTAATAATTCCTAAAACGGAACCCGGATAAAATTGTGTTGGATGAGCTGTAAGAACAAGTCTTACTTTAAAATCTTCGAGTTTTTTTCTAAGTTTATCTTTTGATTTTAAATAATCAGCTTCAGAAGCCAGATTCTTAATTGTACCGATACCATTCATATCATGATTCTCAGTATAAGAAGCGTCTTCAACTGAATCGAAAAGTACTATCTGTCGCTCTATATACTGAATAACCTTAAAAAGAGCTGAAATCTGATCCTTTTCACTTTTGAAATGACCATTATTATTGTCAAAGAAGGTTTTTACTATTTCAAATGGACTTTTTTCTTTCTTATAACCGCTTTCACAATGACGTCCCAACAGAGGCAATAGCTCCCCTACTCTTTGTACATCATCGAAAGGAAGTTTCAGAAACAAACTGTTATATATATGGTATTTGTTTGCAACCGAATTATTGAAGGTATCCAATATCTTTTTTCTAGAATTTTGCATTAGGTTATATTATATGTGTGTATGTGTAAAAGTACAAAAGCCCCTTTAATAAAAAAAAACGGAACCTATTTATTCCATAAAAACATCCCGATTCAATAAAACTATTATCATCGGACCAGTTTGGACGCCACAAAACAATTGATAGCTTAGGATCTTGATTTTTAGCAAAAAAAAAAAGAGGCTGTCAAAAAATTAACAGCCTCTCTCAATCTATATCGGAAAAATCAATTAATTATAAGCTCCATACTTTTTTGCTGCAGCTAAGAATGCTTCAACATTTTCCATCGAAGTATCACTTTGAAGAATATGTGCCGGAGCAATCATATAACCACCATTCTTTCCTAGAATTTCGATTTTTGATTTTATATCGGCCTCAATTTCTTCAGGTGTTCCATTAGGCAATAAATATTGCTGATCGATAGCTCCAAAGAAAGAAATTTTATCTCCAAACTGATCTTTCAACTCTTGTGGATCGTGTCCCGGCACACCTGGCTGAACAGGGTTAAATACCTCTACTCCAACATCAATAAAATCACCAATTAACGGAGCAACAGCACCATCACTATGTTGGATAATTATAATATCCTGATTAATCTCTTTAATCGCTGCGATTAATTCTTTCATTGCAGGTTTGTAATGCTGGCGGAAAGTATCCTCGCTCATCAACAAACTATCCTGAGCGCCATAATCATCACCAAACCAGATAGCATCAACACCACGTTTAGCTAACTCGCGCGAAACTGCAATAGCAAACTCTTTTGATTTACGAACAAGTACAGGAATATACTCTGCCTCCATCATCATATCAATCATAAGCTTTTCCATACCTACCAACTGACGAACCATTGCAAACAGAGTTACCTCTACATCTCCAATAACGAA
The sequence above is drawn from the Bacteroidota bacterium genome and encodes:
- a CDS encoding phosphoenolpyruvate carboxylase produces the protein MQNSRKKILDTFNNSVANKYHIYNSLFLKLPFDDVQRVGELLPLLGRHCESGYKKEKSPFEIVKTFFDNNNGHFKSEKDQISALFKVIQYIERQIVLFDSVEDASYTENHDMNGIGTIKNLASEADYLKSKDKLRKKLEDFKVRLVLTAHPTQFYPGSVLGIITDLSNAIAENDLRLIEKLLQQLGKTKFIKKVKPTPYDEAVRLIWYLENVFYHSISNVANRIDLYVFDGKGVPENSFVDLGFWPGGDRDGNPYVDAETTLKVADKLRSTIFRCYYRDIRDLKRRLTFDVVDIEIADLQEKIFENSYHQPNHPTISYPEFINRLEQIKDILINKHNGLFVDDVQALINKVKIFGYHFAGLDIRQDSRIHTGVIDNIVTYYKKSGKSILPANYSSLDDSDKIEILMNVEDRLNPLLFEDKITKDTLESIYAIRQIQDKNGEKGAHRYIISNNQSTVNILEVYAMFNLCGWKKKDLSVDIIPLFETIDDLGNAPDIMDEIFSNPDYMDHLSRRGRKQTIMLGFSDGTKDGGYLMANWSIYKAKEALTEIARKYDIDVVFFDGRGGPPARGGGETHKFYSSLGKTIENNEIQITIQGQTISANFGTVNSAQYNIEQLLSAGLSNEIFENDTNSLNADMKQVIDRLAKDGLNKYLKLKAHDKFIPYLEKISTLKYYGKTNIGSRPSKRSKSSKLKFDDLRAIPFVGSWSQLKQNVPGYYGVGTALKNLEDKGELDKAVDLYQNSKFFKALIDNSMVSLTKSFFPLTKYLQENKEFGDFWNIIYSEYNTTVEMIKKISNSSNLMEYLPSRRESIKLREQIVLPLLTIQQYALLRLEELYVDSVSNEDLIKIYEMIVIRSLYGNINASRNSV
- a CDS encoding uroporphyrinogen decarboxylase family protein, with translation MTSKERVLKAIKRDGLPDRVPVQFDLSEPLIELFAKKYDLDYRLSRSYYEDLTFRIGANAVRTKMGSDVVVVGGEASKDFKIVKDEEGAFVNEFGMKMRQGPTYMDVIDAPLKNIETAEEAEAYQFPDATDPSRYIQAEQDIAEFGKEYFVIGDVEVTLFAMVRQLVGMEKLMIDMMMEAEYIPVLVRKSKEFAIAVSRELAKRGVDAIWFGDDYGAQDSLLMSEDTFRQHYKPAMKELIAAIKEINQDIIIIQHSDGAVAPLIGDFIDVGVEVFNPVQPGVPGHDPQELKDQFGDKISFFGAIDQQYLLPNGTPEEIEADIKSKIEILGKNGGYMIAPAHILQSDTSMENVEAFLAAAKKYGAYN
- a CDS encoding cold shock domain-containing protein, producing the protein MAKSQQSFGKKEREKKRLKKKQDKALRKEERKANSKEGGNWEDMIAYVDEFGNITDTPPDPDKKKKKIDASSIVLGIPKKEEVFVDPIKKGKIDFFNDSKGFGFIKEQDTQEKYFVHINGLIDKVVEGDKVTFELEQGMKGMNAVRVKKA